The Bdellovibrio sp. ZAP7 DNA segment GCGAATAGCCACGCAGAGCAAATTTGCCCGTGCAATAAGCGGCAAGATGCGGAATAGGAATCAATCCTCCGACAGAAGAAATATTCACGATACGAGCGCCAGCTTTTAGATGGGGAAGGCAGGCCCTGTTCATATAGAAAGGCGCCCAGAAATGGGTATCCAGTGAATCTTCGAAATCCTTTTTAGTGGTATTTTCTAAGGGGGCAGTCGAGATAACTCCCGCATTATTGACGACAACATCAATCTGTCCAAAGGTTTTCATCACTTCACTGATCGCATCGTCGACTTGGTTTGGCTTCGTGCAATCACATTCCAGGATCAAAACATTCGCCCCCGGCGCCGCCAACTCGACAATTTTCTGACCGCGTTCCAGTTCTTCCTTGTCTCTTGCGAGGAGAGCCAGGGAGGCTCCTTGGCGGGCAAACTCTTTAGCCATCACCAGTCCTAAACCCCGGGAGCCGCCGGAGATCACGACCACTGCATTTTTAAGAGATCGATAGCGCAATTGATCGCGGATCAGCGAGTAACCATATCCGGCTAAGAATCCCCAACCGATTCTTTTGAAGAGTGTTCGTGTAAGTGAGCTCATGAAGTACCTCTCTTCCATGTTCTTTATAAGGTTATTTTAGAGGAAGGGTGAAGGTCTCCGCAGAGCCAGTGTCATAAAGCAAAAAGCCCCCGTATCCTAAGATACGGGGGCTGTGTTGTTTGTCATATTTTGTGATTTAGATTTTTGACAGGAAGGATCCCAACAAAGAGCCTACGATGGAAGTGACTACAGAAGCTGTTGGTGAAGTTGCTCCAGCGATTTTGATACCACCCATAAGTGCTGTCAAAAGTGTTTTCGCCAAAGTCGATGAGCCGGAACCGCTGCCCACGATCGCGCCCAAACCAGAATTAGATCCAGAAGTGAAAGCTGCAATCAAGTTTTGCAGAGTCGTCGATGCATTGTTTGAAGAACCCAATTGAGAGATCAATTGATTCAAACCTGGCAAAGAACCCGAACCCAAGCTGCTAAGGATGGTTTGCAAAACAGTTGAAGAGTTGCCCAATTTACCCAAGCCCAACACGGAACCTTTCGCAAGGCTCTCGATCACAGTAGCAAGGCTGCTGACATCAAAATCTTTGCCGCTCAGTTTACCAATAAGCGCTTGGATGATGGTGTTAGCTGCAGTTGCCTGGCTTCCCGAAGAAACTCCAGCAAGTTTTAAATTTGCAAACAAAGCCGAAGTCACCGTTTGAATAAGGTTGGTGGAAACTTCATCTTGGGAAAGATTTACAAGAGAGTTCAAAGTGCTGTCGCCGATCAAAGCCAAAAGATTCGACTTTTTAACGAGATCAGCAATATTCAAAGTACCAACACCAGTTGTTGCTCCTTGAATGATAACGGGGATGATGGCTGCCAGGTCATTGCTTTTACCCAGGTTGGCGGATTCTAACGCCATTTGTGCGCTGGCCACAATCGCACTGATTTGTGCTGCGGAAAGCTTGTTTGTCGATTGAACTGACAGTTGTTCGCTAAGATCACTCAACATAGCTTGGGAAGCCATTTTAGGTTCAGAAACAGTTGGCGCGCTTAAAGACGATGATTCATCGGTAGAGGAACGTTCAGCAGTTTGAAAGTTACTGCCACAACCTATCAAGCTTGTTGTCAAGGTTAGTGCAAGTAACGAAGTAAGTAGTTTCATTTTTCCTCCGGTTATTCGGTCCTGAAACAGAATAGTGGGGATCACCGAAAATAAAAATGGGGGGAGTGGCGGAAAAATGGTCCTGTAAAATCTGGCGACAAAAACAGATTTTGTTTTTGTCTAATCTGTTCACAGTAATATCAAGAAACGAAAAAGATGTTTTTTCTTTTTTCAGTTTGTTTCTACATTCCGACACTTTTCAAAATAAATCTGAGGAATCGCAACGAAAATAAATTCCCGGATCGATACATTCTGGACCGCCTGGCAAGAATAAAAAAGGCACTGAGAGTATCAGTGCCTTTTAGATTATGGAATAATTTCGGATTTGGAATTACTTAATGCAAGCTTCGATGCGTTTGATACGAACATTCGGACGCTCTTTGCGGTAATCAGAAGCATCGTACAAATATTGAGTATAGCTATCAGCCAATTGAACTTCTTGATTTGCTTTCTTAGTGCAGACAGGATGAGCGGAATCTGAGCGGTTCCATTCAACACACACTTCACGAGTTGCCGTTAAAGAAGCTTTAACTGGAGCCTGACCCGGTAAAGAAGCCTCAACCGTATTGTTGTCTTCATCAATGCAAACCTGATCACGGGTAACATAGCCGCGCTCGGGGACATAGGGGTTGGCTGAGCGGTTATAAATGATTTCAGTTGCAGCTGACGCGAAAAATGGCGCCATAAGCAATATAGACAGCAACAGCTTCATTGTAAGCCCCCTTTAAGGTGGTGAGAGTGGGATAGTTTTGACACAAAAGAGGTGACCAAACAAGAGACGGTTCAGGAAAAGCTTTCACAAGGTTTGTGAAAGCCCAGCAAAATTAGGGAAGGTCTCGATTTTTAAGGTATATATAAGGCCCATATGACAAAGGCTGAAATCCTAAAATACAAAGACTACAGGCAGTTTCTCGCAGACTACAACGCCTGGAAAAGTCAGAATAAAGTAGGGTGGAGTTTGACGGTATGGACCCGTCAACTGGGGCTTTCTCATCCCTCGGCATTGTCTATGATTCTTAATCGCAAGCGCCATATCGGCGATAAGCTTGCGGATTCCATTTCAGACTATTTTGAATTTAATGAAAATGAAAAGGCACACTTTTCAAACCTGGTGAAGTATGAAAAGTCCATCGATAGCAATCATTTGCGTATCATGGTTTTGAATGAGCTTCAGGGTGAAAAGAATAATGCCATCGCACGCTTCGTCTTGAACGAAGGTAATAAGCTGCAAAAGTTCGAAAATCGCGCGCAGCTGGTGGCGGCCCTATCTCCGATTCTGGGGATGAGCGCGGGGGATTTGATCGCTTTAGAGGCTCGTACTCCAGACGCTCCTGATGCGAAAGCCATGCATTTGGAAGTCGTAAAGATTCTGGAGCGTTCCTATGACGTCGTCCCTAAGGCAAAACGCCAGTACTCTGCGACCTTTCTGCGTATGAAGGCCGAGCGTATGGAAGAGGCGATAGCGAAATTGCGTGCTTTTCAAAAAGAGTTTATTGCAGAGTTTGATAGTGAAGAGGCGGATCAATTGGTTTGCTTCCAGAACTCACTATTTTCTATGATCAACGAAGAGGGGACCGAGAACGATCCCCAATTACCACACACTAAAAAGAACTAACCGCACTCATCTCCCCAGGCTGCTTTCATCGAGCAAGTCGGATTGACGTCTGTACCGCCGGTGCCGTTTTTATTAATCGTACATTTTACTTCTTTAGCGACCTCAGTCACGTGGCCTGTGGTTCCGTCAGGCATTACTCCCATTTCTGATAAGGCGTCGAATAAGGCTTTCGCCGTAATAGGACCTACACCGGCAGGGGGAGTGCATTTATAGGCAGGCATCGTATCAGGCAAAATGCCTCGATTGGTTTGCACACACTGCAGATCGGTGATGGTCCAAGTGGTGTCGTCACCATTATATGTTTTGGTCGCGATGTTTGAATTTTTAAGGATGTAGCCAAGGGTGACGGCTTCGTCTCCTTTGAACTCTCTTTTGGACAGGTCTCCGCACGCAGCGGAAGCATAGTGCGCGAAATACAGAATACCGATTGCAGTTAGTACGGATTTTTTCAGCATAAAGCTCTCCTTTGAATACAAAATTATTAGCATCGATACCTTATGCCGTTCAGTCCAGTGCCCAGAAAACATAGTCACGCGACCTCTGTTAGGTCGCAGGGATCTTTAGGTATAGGAAAATTCAAGGCATCTTGATCAACTTGGGGGAGTCTGCCACACTAGGAGTTCATAAAAAATCTCAAACCACGTGGGGTCGACTGATGAGAATTCTATTATCTAGTATGTTTGTTCTATTGATAGGTCTACAGGCGAAAGCAACTGCGGTAATTCAAGCCGCTTCAAACATTCATGAAGGTAAAGTGGTTGTCGCTGTTGAAGACACAGATCCTGATAAACGTGTGTTCATGCAAGTTGATTCCCGCACTGGTAAAAAAGAATCCCTGGGATTTCCCAATGACCTAGTTTCTGAGGAGATCTCTGCGGTCTTGTCTTTGCCAGAGTACGTGGTGGTTGTTTCTAAATCCGCTGGCGAAGACAGAAAGCCTCGAGTTCATGAGTATGTCCGAAGTTCTAAAATCTGGATGGCGGCAGGCGAGTTGAACTGCCTGTCCTTTAAACAGATCGAAATTGAAAAGTCGGAGCTGCGTGTGGACTGTTCTGATGAGTCTAAAGACGGGCGTATCGTCGGTACGGTGAAGATGGTCTTGGACTTCACATCAAAAGCTCAGGTTAAGGCAACATTGCCTTTAGAACGCGACCGCCAGGGGAATATTAGCTTTAACCTGTTGGGTGGCTCTGTGGGCAAATGGGAGAGTTTGGAGCTATTCAGTCCTAAAAACAAAAAGGTTCTGACAGCTAAAGACCTTTCATTGTCATCAGATGCCAAGATTAAAAAGACCATCAAAGTAAAAGAAACGATTGGTCCTAAGGAGTAAGACCCTGATTGGTGCTAAAACGAAAAAAGCCATCCCTGCGGATGGCTTTTTTATTTAGAAGAACTTGTAACCGTTGCTGTAAGCCAGGTTCTTATCCGAGAAAAAGGCTCTGCGCCAAACCGGAATCTTGTGACTGTCTTCCGGATAGTAAAGCATTTTAGTTTCGATATCTCCGACAAAATTAGTTCCTGTCAGATTGCGTGACTTCATACGGAAATCATAAGGTGCCAGAACGTTTGCATAGCGCGCAGAAAACAAACCTCTTTGGTTATCCACTGCGAACTTGGAAGCTTGGCTGTACGCCGTGATCAAACCCTTTTCAAAAGGGTAGATGAAGTACATATAGCCCCAGCCCTCTTTCAGGATTTCCAGGTTCACTTCAACATCGTTATAGATCACTCGACCCAGGATGCGATTGTGTTTGTCGTGGCCGTTTTCATCATAAATAACTGTGATATTGCTTCCCACTGGTACCAGGCCTGCTACGAAATCACGGGCCACGTCAGCTGGCTCACCTTGGGTATTACCGAAATAGTCTACTTCCGGCGTATCCACGCCCAGGAAGCGCACCTTAAAGCGATCGCTACCAGACTGAACAGTCAACGTGTCACCGTCATGGACGTTAACCACAGTGCCGTGCAGAGTGTAGGCTAAAACAAGGGTAGGAAAGAAAACGAGAAACGATAAAAAATAGCGAAGTGATTTCATAGCGGTCTTTGTATCAAGACCTGGAGGAGGAGCCTATGTGAACTCCTCCTTTGGAAAAGAATGCGTGAACGTCAGGATTTTAGACAGCCCTAGTCGACGATATCCAGATACACGGACTTATCCAGGAAAGGGAAGACTGGTACAGAGTTGAATACTTCGTCATATGAGAACTTAAACATATTTAAGCTCATGATCGAGATCTCTGCGATCACTGTTCCTGATACGTTACCTTCGTAACGGCTGTGGATAAGTGGCGCATTCAAAAGGATTCTTTCAAAGGACACATTACGACCTTCCGTGCGGCAAACCGCATCGTACAAAGGACCGTTTTTAGCTTCGATCAAAGCGGCCTCAGCCACCACGGCATCGCCTGTCGCTTTCGGACTTGTCGAGTTTCTGACGAAGTTTCCAGGCACTGTCCAGAATGTTGAATAACGATTCACCAAAGAAGAAGTACCATAGCTTGCCGTGTTGGTTGCATAGCGATCAGATGGGTCGCAGAAGCTGCCATTCTTTTTCACTGTGCCCAACCCCATGCTGATAGATTTGCTGCTAGTAATTTGTAAGTTGCGAGTCGTGTCGTTGTTTGAATAATTGATAGCGCCGTACATGAAGACGGATCCCACCACATACAGGCGACAACCCGTGCGGGATTTAATCGTCACGTTATCCAAAAGCAATGGACCGCGAATCGCCACGTCACCTTCACACGCCAGCTCACCACTGTTTTGGAAGAAGGTACCTTGGTCTTTCAAACCTGACAAAGCAACAGAATCCGCAGCGTCTTTGAAATACTTGATGCGCTCAGAAGCCGCCATTTGGAAAGCAGTTGTGATATTGGCATCTGTCGGCGCACCGATATAGACGCTTTTCTTAGTCAGAACTTGCGCACCTTTAGTTGTGGCATAGGGGGAACTCGCCAGCTGAGCTTTGATGTAAGCGCTTAACGTCGTCGCATTAGCAGCTGTCGCGATGGCTGCAGGTAAATTGGCCTGTGGCACGATCACGTTTTTATCAGCTGGCATGGAGATCGTGTTAAAGCTGTTACCGTGGTCTCCGTAAACGGAACCGCTTGTCCAAGTTATATTGCTTGGAGAGCCTTGACCCATAAAGTAGCTTGAGCCGTAACCAAAATCAGTGATGATATTAGACGCCACTTGCGCGTGACATTGGATACAACCCATCCCGCGGATCGCTAAAGCTGGTTGGAATGTGGTGAAGCTGTTGCCGACGCTGACCTTCACTGTAAACTGGATTGTCGCGCCATCTTTATCTGTAACAGCCACAATGATATTGTCGTTACCGCGGAAGCCATAGTTTGGAGTGTATTTAAATTTATAAGTGCCTTTGTCAGTCACTTCGATTTTGCCGTTCAAAGCGGCACCCTGGTTGGCAGCGATGAACGAGATTTTGTCAGCGATCGGGGCGCGAGTTGGGTCGGCTTGAAAATCGATTGCGGTATTCATTTTAGTTTCTAAAAGCATGTCGGGAATAACTTTGGCTTCGGCGTTGCCACCGCCACCGCTGAGGCTAGCATTCACAGCGCTTGAGAAGTGAGCATTCGGTGCACAGTTCTGGAATGTAACGATGAGTGCTGCACTCGTGATGGCTAAACCAAGAAGTCTCATTTTCATACAGTTTTCCCCCGCAACGTCTGGATTCCGCTGGTTTCAATACATTGTCGTTTGCAATATTGTTACCAGCTTAAAACGAACTTGGTGTTCACGGCGTTTAGTTTATTCGACAGTGTCTGTCAGGTAGTCAATTTCTAGACCAGGGGCTGGGGGAAAACTCTCTTGGAAAGGGACAGTATGGAGTCAAAGGAGTCCCCTATGGAAAAAGCAATGCTCTCTGCCATTTGTGTATTCTTGATTTCAATGGCTTCTCAGGCAGCCACTAGCTCGTCCAATCAAACCCCTATCGAGCCAGCTCTCAGCTGTACGAACAAAGTTATCAACGATGTTTATATTCCAAAACTTCGTGAAGTTGTTGATTGGCCGGATGATCAAATTCGTCCTTATGCGATTCAGATGTGTCAGTTGGAAAAAAAACGTGGAGAGTTGCAGGTCTCAATCCGTGATCGAGCGGTGCAAATGCGCAATGCGAACTGGAGAATCTGCAAAGAGGTCATCCCGGGAAACCCGAACCCAACACCTGCTGAGTGCAAAATCGCTCATGGGCAAATTATCAATGACCTGATCGATCACTGCATCGAAGTCGTCAATATCGGGCACAATCCTCACAACGTGCAATTGTTCCTGGATCCATTGATGGTGGAAGTCGCTTGTTTGAAAGGTGTGGATACGGCTTTGAAATAATTTATTGGCCAGGGATGGAAACAACTTCCATCTTGATGTGGTCCGTGCCTTTTTGAATAAAGCCAAGCTTTTGAGCTGCGGCCTGTGAGACGTCAAGGATGCGCCCTTTGGTGAAAGGGCCGCGGTCATTGATGCGAACGGTGACCGATTTACCGGTGCTAAGACTGGTGACTTTCACCATCGAGCCCATTGGCAATGTACGATGGGCCGCAGTCAGCTGATTTAGGTCAAATTTCTCGCCGCTGGCAGTGCGGTTGCCCTGATGGCTTTCGCCATACCAGGAGGCCTTGCCTTTAGCGGTACTGCCTGTGTGCAGAGCGCTCGCGCAACTTGGGAGGCCAAATCCCAGAATCAAAAGAGGAATGTAAAGGCGCGAGAATCTTTGCATATCTTCTCCTCGGCATCCCCGGCGTTCTACTTGATTCTCCCTCGGGGGAGCAAGGGCCTCATCATGTTTCTTGTTGTTTTTAATGCCTGGACCATTGCCTAAGGGAAGTGCTCCTCGTAATTGGTTCTAAAATCCTCCTCTGTGTTGTCTATAAGCACCACTCGTGTGGAGAAAGCTACAGTGCTTCAGCCACGCGACGCACAGCCCTTGATTGCACAAATTAAAATCTTAGCGGAAAATATCTTCATAAGACTTATTTTTTAACCTTGGATGAGAGAGTACTTATGAGCATTCAACAAGTTCCATTTATTACTTTGAACCGTTTTGAACCTGGTTTCCGCGATGAGTTTTTGGCAGGCGTTGCCAATCTTTTTGATAAAACTCAATTCGTAGGCGGTCCAATTGTTGGCGAAATGGAAGCAAATCTTGCGACTTACACTAAATCAAAACACGCTATCGGTTGCGCTAACGGAACAGACGCGATTCAAATCGCCCTTCGCGCCGTAGGTGTTGAAAAGAACGATAAAGTTCTGGTTCCAGATATGACTTTCTGGGCAACTTTTGAAGCAGTTGTGAACGTCGGTGC contains these protein-coding regions:
- a CDS encoding septal ring lytic transglycosylase RlpA family protein encodes the protein MQRFSRLYIPLLILGFGLPSCASALHTGSTAKGKASWYGESHQGNRTASGEKFDLNQLTAAHRTLPMGSMVKVTSLSTGKSVTVRINDRGPFTKGRILDVSQAAAQKLGFIQKGTDHIKMEVVSIPGQ
- a CDS encoding Ig-like domain-containing protein produces the protein MKMRLLGLAITSAALIVTFQNCAPNAHFSSAVNASLSGGGGNAEAKVIPDMLLETKMNTAIDFQADPTRAPIADKISFIAANQGAALNGKIEVTDKGTYKFKYTPNYGFRGNDNIIVAVTDKDGATIQFTVKVSVGNSFTTFQPALAIRGMGCIQCHAQVASNIITDFGYGSSYFMGQGSPSNITWTSGSVYGDHGNSFNTISMPADKNVIVPQANLPAAIATAANATTLSAYIKAQLASSPYATTKGAQVLTKKSVYIGAPTDANITTAFQMAASERIKYFKDAADSVALSGLKDQGTFFQNSGELACEGDVAIRGPLLLDNVTIKSRTGCRLYVVGSVFMYGAINYSNNDTTRNLQITSSKSISMGLGTVKKNGSFCDPSDRYATNTASYGTSSLVNRYSTFWTVPGNFVRNSTSPKATGDAVVAEAALIEAKNGPLYDAVCRTEGRNVSFERILLNAPLIHSRYEGNVSGTVIAEISIMSLNMFKFSYDEVFNSVPVFPFLDKSVYLDIVD
- a CDS encoding SDR family oxidoreductase, whose product is MSSLTRTLFKRIGWGFLAGYGYSLIRDQLRYRSLKNAVVVISGGSRGLGLVMAKEFARQGASLALLARDKEELERGQKIVELAAPGANVLILECDCTKPNQVDDAISEVMKTFGQIDVVVNNAGVISTAPLENTTKKDFEDSLDTHFWAPFYMNRACLPHLKAGARIVNISSVGGLIPIPHLAAYCTGKFALRGYSQSLRLELMKKGIYVTTVCPGLMRTGSARNARVKGQFKKEHAWFSLMASAPLITISAERAAKRIVSATKTGQAEINVSMTSRLGSLMNAHFPGIYADLGSLANLLLPNPTDDLRTTKDGKDAESFITTSFLTSMGERAAEQNNEIPPQTDQLH
- a CDS encoding TIGR02147 family protein, with product MTKAEILKYKDYRQFLADYNAWKSQNKVGWSLTVWTRQLGLSHPSALSMILNRKRHIGDKLADSISDYFEFNENEKAHFSNLVKYEKSIDSNHLRIMVLNELQGEKNNAIARFVLNEGNKLQKFENRAQLVAALSPILGMSAGDLIALEARTPDAPDAKAMHLEVVKILERSYDVVPKAKRQYSATFLRMKAERMEEAIAKLRAFQKEFIAEFDSEEADQLVCFQNSLFSMINEEGTENDPQLPHTKKN
- a CDS encoding thermonuclease family protein, translated to MKSLRYFLSFLVFFPTLVLAYTLHGTVVNVHDGDTLTVQSGSDRFKVRFLGVDTPEVDYFGNTQGEPADVARDFVAGLVPVGSNITVIYDENGHDKHNRILGRVIYNDVEVNLEILKEGWGYMYFIYPFEKGLITAYSQASKFAVDNQRGLFSARYANVLAPYDFRMKSRNLTGTNFVGDIETKMLYYPEDSHKIPVWRRAFFSDKNLAYSNGYKFF